Proteins from one Gimesia maris genomic window:
- a CDS encoding Gfo/Idh/MocA family protein, whose product MSASKKITRRNFIQGVAFTGAAAVFSPSAHRAFGYESPNDRPVFATIGLRNQGWAITSKSFKFADFAALADVDANVLGANVEKTEKKQGKKPDAYKDYRKVLDRKDIDAVMIATPDHWHTKIAVEAMYAGKDVYCEKPLTLTIDEGKLIEKVVKETGRVFQVGTMQRSESGQRFLQAIALIRDGRIGTVKKVTCGINGMEGSPVIPVASVPEELDYEFWLGPAPKVDYRALPEMREGYGGGVPLYSNCHYSFRNWHEYSGGKLTDWGAHHVDIACWALGASDTGPSKVSPVEYKLPVEYKDGFPTVNDQYNAATEFKIKVDMPNDVEMIITSEGDNGILFEGTEGRFFVNRGKIVGAPVEALKDNPLPEDAIEKVYGGKVSANHTANFIEAMNSRKQPISDVWSHNRMLEICHLSNISMRLGRDLKWDPKKREIIDDAQANSFLSRENRKGYEINM is encoded by the coding sequence ATGTCAGCATCTAAAAAAATTACACGTCGCAATTTTATTCAGGGAGTTGCCTTCACAGGGGCTGCCGCTGTTTTCAGCCCTTCGGCCCATCGAGCATTCGGATATGAGTCGCCTAATGACCGTCCTGTTTTTGCCACGATCGGGCTGCGGAACCAGGGGTGGGCGATTACCTCGAAGTCATTCAAATTTGCCGATTTTGCAGCACTCGCAGACGTGGACGCCAACGTACTTGGCGCGAATGTCGAAAAAACAGAAAAGAAACAGGGTAAGAAACCAGACGCTTACAAAGACTATCGCAAAGTTCTGGATCGCAAAGACATCGACGCAGTCATGATCGCGACACCCGATCACTGGCATACCAAAATCGCAGTGGAAGCGATGTACGCCGGGAAAGACGTCTACTGTGAAAAACCTTTGACACTCACGATTGATGAAGGCAAATTGATTGAAAAAGTCGTTAAAGAAACAGGCCGCGTCTTCCAGGTAGGTACCATGCAGCGTTCGGAATCAGGACAGCGGTTCCTGCAGGCGATCGCGTTAATCAGGGATGGTCGTATCGGTACGGTGAAAAAAGTAACCTGTGGCATCAATGGAATGGAAGGCTCTCCTGTCATTCCTGTGGCTTCTGTTCCTGAAGAACTGGATTACGAGTTCTGGCTGGGACCGGCTCCCAAGGTTGATTACCGTGCACTCCCCGAAATGCGCGAAGGATATGGCGGAGGCGTTCCGCTTTACAGTAACTGTCACTACTCCTTCCGAAACTGGCATGAATATTCTGGCGGGAAGTTGACCGACTGGGGCGCACATCATGTCGACATCGCCTGCTGGGCACTGGGCGCGAGCGATACCGGTCCCAGCAAAGTATCGCCGGTTGAGTATAAACTGCCTGTCGAATACAAGGATGGTTTCCCGACGGTGAACGATCAGTACAATGCTGCCACGGAATTCAAAATCAAGGTTGATATGCCCAACGATGTGGAAATGATTATCACCAGTGAAGGTGATAATGGTATTCTCTTCGAAGGTACAGAAGGCCGGTTCTTCGTCAACCGTGGCAAGATCGTCGGGGCACCTGTCGAAGCGTTGAAAGACAATCCGCTGCCGGAAGACGCGATCGAAAAAGTTTATGGCGGAAAGGTCAGCGCGAACCACACTGCCAACTTCATTGAAGCCATGAATTCACGCAAGCAGCCGATCTCCGATGTCTGGTCGCATAACCGCATGCTGGAAATCTGCCACCTCTCTAATATCTCCATGCGTCTGGGGCGTGACCTCAAATGGGATCCCAAAAAACGGGAAATCATCGACGACGCACAGGCAAACTCGTTCCTCTCGCGTGAAAACCGCAAGGGTTACGAAATCAACATGTGA
- a CDS encoding efflux RND transporter periplasmic adaptor subunit, whose protein sequence is MTSGRVFLLTGGIVTLKRPSKRQQKLLTVLSLSLFLGLVGCNQQNSAAPAPNLPVVTVAKPVTKQIVEWDAYTGRLEAIDFVEIRARVSGYLKTTHFDEGQIVNKGDLLFIIDPRPYQAELNGARASLGQANSQLIQAKAQLEEAKAQYQQSEAQLVLSTAQLNRARSLKSKNVTTQDELDQQEAAYLQAKADHEASQAGISSAKATIETAHAVIEAAKAKIETAQLNLDYTRIYAPVAGRISRKNVSEGNLINGGTANSSLLTTITSVKPIYCNFDANEQDVLKYIRSAQAGKRASSREAKNPVFLGLIDETGFPHQGHMDFVDNRFDPDTASMRARCVFPNKDQVLIPGMFARIRIPGSDSYDAVLIPDSAVGTDQSSQYVYHVVDDVVQRRVVKLGPIVDGLRVVREGLSGNESLIIEGLLQARPEMKVTSQPGTIEVVEDGLPDSYEPLPPEQWISPDPDPLPRRGTQKVTTVVEPQGDSQ, encoded by the coding sequence ATGACATCCGGCAGGGTATTCCTGCTTACTGGAGGCATTGTTACATTGAAACGCCCGTCGAAACGTCAGCAGAAACTACTGACAGTCCTCTCGCTCAGTTTATTTCTTGGCCTGGTCGGTTGTAACCAGCAGAATTCCGCGGCTCCCGCGCCAAACTTACCGGTTGTCACTGTGGCAAAACCAGTCACCAAGCAGATTGTGGAATGGGACGCATATACCGGAAGACTCGAAGCAATTGATTTCGTCGAGATCCGGGCGCGTGTCAGTGGATATTTGAAAACGACACATTTTGATGAAGGTCAGATCGTCAATAAAGGGGACCTGCTGTTCATTATCGATCCGCGTCCGTATCAGGCAGAACTCAATGGAGCGCGAGCCTCGCTGGGTCAGGCTAATTCTCAATTGATACAGGCGAAGGCGCAGCTGGAAGAAGCGAAAGCACAATATCAGCAATCAGAAGCACAACTGGTCTTGTCGACCGCACAGCTGAATCGGGCGCGTTCGCTGAAGTCGAAAAATGTAACGACGCAGGATGAGCTTGACCAGCAGGAAGCAGCCTATCTGCAGGCGAAAGCGGACCACGAAGCGAGCCAGGCCGGAATCAGTTCTGCGAAAGCGACCATCGAGACCGCGCATGCAGTGATTGAAGCGGCAAAAGCCAAAATCGAAACAGCGCAACTCAACCTGGATTACACGCGGATTTATGCCCCGGTTGCCGGTCGCATCAGTCGAAAAAATGTTTCTGAAGGAAACCTGATCAATGGAGGCACTGCCAATTCCAGCCTGCTGACTACGATTACTTCAGTGAAACCCATCTATTGTAATTTTGATGCCAACGAACAGGACGTATTGAAATACATTAGATCAGCACAAGCCGGAAAACGAGCCAGTTCTCGCGAAGCAAAAAATCCAGTGTTCCTGGGTCTGATTGATGAAACGGGCTTTCCTCACCAGGGACATATGGACTTCGTTGACAACCGGTTTGACCCCGATACTGCCAGCATGCGGGCGCGGTGTGTTTTTCCGAATAAAGACCAGGTACTGATTCCGGGGATGTTTGCGCGCATTCGTATTCCCGGCAGTGACTCTTACGATGCGGTGCTGATTCCAGATTCCGCCGTCGGCACCGACCAATCATCGCAATACGTCTATCATGTCGTTGATGACGTTGTACAGCGTCGCGTCGTGAAACTCGGTCCGATAGTAGATGGGCTGCGCGTGGTACGCGAGGGATTATCGGGAAACGAATCGCTCATCATCGAAGGACTACTGCAGGCACGACCGGAGATGAAGGTCACCTCGCAGCCCGGAACGATCGAAGTTGTGGAAGACGGGTTACCTGACAGTTATGAACCGCTGCCTCCTGAGCAATGGATCTCGCCTGACCCCGATCCGCTTCCCCGGCGGGGTACGCAAAAGGTGACTACGGTTGTGGAGCCACAAGGGGACTCTCAATGA
- a CDS encoding efflux RND transporter permease subunit, with protein sequence MKFPHFFIERPIFASVLSFMVVLIGSLAYFALPVSQYPSVAPPTIVVRASYPGATPQVIADTVATPIEQEMNGVDNMLYMESSSSNDGTMQLTVTFKLGTNLDDAQVMVQNRVAVAEARLPEAVRQIGITTRKQIPDMLMVVHLNSPDNSRDQLYISNFAFLRIRDSLMRLDGVGDIRVAGGNEYSMRIWLDIEKMTHVGLTVGDVVQQVRQQNAQVAAGVIGQPPIDESGAFQLNVTTQGRLQEEDEFGQIVVKRGDDGRVTRLSDVARIELGAQDYSRISYLDGKPAVAILIYQRPGTNAVDAADEVKQTMANLNKDFPEGVGYEIAYNPTDYVEESIAEVFETLYITTILVVLTVFLFLHGWRPTIIPVIAIPISLIGTFAAMQLFGVTLNTLSLFGLVLAIGIVVDDAIVVVENVERLIADGLNPREATHKAMDEVSSALVATTLVLIAVFVPTMFVPSLSGKFYQQFALTIAISTGFSTFVSLTLSPALCALLLKPKNAERNRMGRLVDLLFGWFFRAFNRFFDFTGNVYAGIVSRIIRISGVSLLIYGGLLVATWYSFGLVPSGFIPAQDQGYIIVSIRLPDGASLARTDAITQRVAKIGSKIDGVAHSVGIAGLSGSTFTISSNAAVSFLPLEDAKERAARGRGINEIIADLRREVAVVNEAQVFIIAPPPVRGIGRGGGFKMYVQDQGGAGIAALNQVTERMVAEANQQPGLVQIFSNFRVSVPQIYAEVDRTKAQMLDIPISNVFDALEVYLGSVYVNDFNFLGRTYRVTAQAEPEFRDEQDDILRLRTRSARGTSIPLGAVVELKRTSGPDRIVRFNLFPAADLNGQTAPGYSTGQSLATMEQLADENLPPGFGYAWTEIAYQERQAGNTIVFLFPLAVLFVFLTLAAQYESWVLPLAIILIVPLCLLFAIVGIWFRGMDNNILTQIGFIVLVGLACKNAILIVEFAKAEEDAGKDRFQAAVDACRLRLRPILMTAFSFILGVIPLLIATGAGFEMRRVLGTAVFSGMLGVTLFGLFLTPVFYVVLRRFARKPKASANKESTVTSEPAKLTTTGTGNS encoded by the coding sequence ATGAAGTTTCCCCATTTCTTCATCGAACGTCCGATCTTTGCTTCAGTACTATCGTTCATGGTTGTCCTGATCGGATCACTTGCCTATTTCGCATTGCCGGTATCTCAATATCCGAGTGTGGCGCCACCCACGATTGTCGTGCGTGCCAGTTATCCCGGAGCGACACCCCAGGTGATTGCGGATACGGTGGCCACTCCCATCGAACAGGAAATGAATGGTGTCGACAACATGCTTTACATGGAGTCGTCATCCAGCAACGACGGGACCATGCAGTTAACTGTGACTTTCAAACTGGGCACAAATCTGGACGATGCTCAGGTGATGGTCCAGAACCGCGTTGCGGTAGCCGAAGCGCGGCTGCCCGAAGCCGTGCGACAGATCGGTATCACGACTCGCAAACAGATTCCCGACATGCTGATGGTGGTGCATCTGAATTCCCCTGATAACAGCCGGGATCAGCTTTATATCAGTAACTTTGCCTTTCTGCGGATTCGCGATTCGCTGATGCGACTGGACGGCGTCGGCGACATTCGTGTGGCTGGCGGCAATGAATATTCCATGCGAATTTGGCTGGATATCGAAAAGATGACCCATGTCGGTCTCACGGTAGGCGATGTCGTGCAGCAGGTTCGTCAGCAAAACGCACAGGTGGCAGCCGGCGTCATCGGGCAACCTCCCATCGATGAGAGCGGCGCGTTTCAATTAAATGTAACCACGCAGGGACGCTTGCAGGAAGAGGATGAATTCGGGCAGATTGTCGTCAAGCGCGGCGACGATGGTCGTGTCACACGTTTGAGTGATGTGGCCCGCATCGAACTCGGTGCACAGGACTACTCACGAATCAGCTACCTGGACGGCAAGCCTGCCGTTGCCATCCTCATTTATCAGCGACCAGGAACGAACGCCGTTGATGCAGCTGATGAAGTCAAGCAGACGATGGCCAACCTGAATAAAGACTTTCCCGAAGGTGTAGGTTATGAAATCGCCTATAACCCGACCGATTATGTGGAAGAATCGATCGCAGAGGTTTTCGAAACGCTCTATATCACGACCATTCTGGTGGTACTGACCGTATTCCTGTTTCTGCATGGCTGGCGTCCTACAATTATTCCGGTGATTGCGATTCCCATTTCGCTTATCGGCACATTCGCTGCCATGCAGTTGTTTGGTGTGACCCTGAATACGCTGTCACTGTTTGGTCTTGTACTCGCAATTGGTATTGTTGTAGATGACGCCATCGTGGTAGTCGAAAATGTGGAGCGGCTGATTGCTGACGGCCTGAATCCGCGCGAAGCGACCCATAAAGCGATGGATGAAGTCAGTTCTGCTCTGGTGGCGACGACCCTGGTATTGATCGCGGTTTTTGTTCCCACCATGTTTGTCCCCAGCCTCAGTGGTAAGTTCTATCAGCAGTTCGCCCTCACGATTGCCATTTCCACAGGGTTTTCCACCTTTGTCTCACTGACGCTCAGCCCCGCACTTTGTGCGCTGCTGCTCAAACCTAAAAATGCCGAACGAAACAGAATGGGCCGACTCGTCGATCTGTTATTTGGTTGGTTTTTCCGGGCGTTCAACCGCTTTTTTGACTTCACTGGTAACGTTTATGCCGGCATCGTTTCGCGCATCATTCGAATTTCCGGTGTTTCTCTGCTCATTTACGGCGGGTTGCTCGTTGCTACCTGGTACAGCTTTGGGTTAGTTCCTTCAGGATTTATTCCAGCACAGGATCAAGGTTATATCATTGTCAGTATCCGGTTACCTGATGGAGCGTCTCTTGCGCGTACGGATGCCATTACGCAGCGCGTTGCAAAAATCGGCAGTAAAATCGATGGTGTTGCTCACTCAGTCGGAATTGCCGGGCTGTCCGGTTCCACCTTCACGATCAGTTCCAATGCCGCGGTTTCCTTTCTTCCACTGGAAGATGCCAAAGAGCGAGCAGCGCGGGGACGGGGCATCAATGAGATCATTGCCGATCTGCGCCGTGAAGTCGCAGTAGTCAATGAAGCACAGGTTTTTATTATTGCTCCTCCCCCGGTACGAGGAATTGGACGAGGTGGCGGATTCAAAATGTATGTGCAGGACCAGGGGGGAGCCGGTATCGCTGCCTTGAACCAGGTTACCGAACGCATGGTGGCGGAAGCCAATCAGCAGCCGGGGCTCGTGCAGATTTTCTCAAACTTCCGGGTAAGTGTTCCCCAGATTTATGCTGAAGTGGATCGTACGAAAGCCCAGATGCTGGATATTCCAATCAGCAATGTGTTTGATGCTCTGGAAGTTTATCTCGGTTCAGTCTATGTGAATGATTTTAACTTTCTCGGACGAACCTACCGTGTGACAGCGCAGGCAGAACCGGAGTTCCGTGACGAACAGGACGACATCCTGCGTTTGCGAACGCGCAGCGCCCGCGGTACGAGTATTCCCCTCGGGGCGGTGGTGGAATTAAAACGAACGTCTGGACCGGATCGGATTGTTCGCTTCAATCTGTTTCCTGCCGCGGACCTGAATGGTCAAACGGCCCCCGGCTACAGTACGGGGCAATCACTGGCAACAATGGAACAACTGGCCGATGAGAACCTGCCACCGGGCTTTGGATATGCCTGGACCGAGATCGCGTACCAGGAACGGCAAGCAGGAAATACGATTGTCTTTCTTTTCCCCCTGGCTGTTCTGTTCGTGTTCCTGACCCTGGCTGCCCAGTACGAAAGCTGGGTGCTGCCTCTGGCGATTATTTTAATCGTTCCCCTCTGTCTGCTGTTTGCCATTGTTGGCATCTGGTTTCGCGGCATGGATAACAACATTCTGACGCAGATCGGTTTTATCGTACTGGTGGGTCTGGCCTGTAAGAATGCGATTCTGATTGTCGAATTCGCGAAGGCGGAAGAAGATGCGGGCAAGGATCGGTTCCAGGCCGCAGTCGATGCCTGCCGATTGCGATTACGGCCGATTCTGATGACGGCGTTCTCATTCATCCTGGGTGTGATCCCCCTGTTGATCGCGACTGGCGCCGGATTTGAAATGCGGCGGGTCCTCGGAACGGCCGTCTTCAGTGGCATGCTGGGCGTGACATTGTTCGGTCTGTTTCTCACTCCGGTCTTCTACGTGGTACTGCGACGCTTTGCACGAAAACCGAAAGCGAGCGCAAACAAAGAATCAACGGTCACGTCCGAACCTGCAAAACTGACCACAACGGGAACAGGCAATTCATAA
- a CDS encoding FAD-dependent oxidoreductase — MKNQLFSALFLLSLILPTGVSAREQVEEGGTRADIVVYGATPGGVCAAIAASREGATVILLEPTDHIGGLNTGGLSFSDSNQTVRSTVMGLFDEWHTRIEKDYSARGIKLPYQVRVKDQSKWTYEPHVALRVTKQMLDEAHVKVLPKQVLQSVRKEGTRISSLVTDNGAFAAKTFIDATYEGDLMAAAGVSWTIGREGKAEYGESLAGKRYPKSRMNINGFDSEGQILPLITTTDAGPEDEGDSNVMVYSFRLCLTDDPKNRVPFPKPESYDPARFEVMRRFAKSGGRLGWDLYPLPGGKFDGNNSIGGQFSLGLVGGGNGWSEADEAGRAAIWEQHKQYTLEFYHFLTTDPAVPEKVRNAYARLGLCKDEFPEYGHFSPALYVREGRRMRGMYVLSQKDILEQPEKKDPIAVSSFPIDSHDCQRIALTDGGVINEGTIFPVRKSSPKQGYAYHVPYRSILPQPKECSNLLVPVALSCTHVGISSLRVEPTWMILGQSAGIAAALSARNESSVQDLPYKQLRARLLAQGQVLELPPDTNANEVSHSIDPQSLPGIVLDNTSAELSGHWSHSTNFKPHIGSGYLHDEKSGDGKATAVFRFKVPQSGRYQLLMAYSAHESRANNVPLTVFSGAKKARLSVDQTRTLPQGKQFRPLGIVELQDDVETKITISNDKTSGFVILDAIQLLPAK; from the coding sequence ATGAAGAATCAACTGTTTAGCGCCTTGTTCCTGTTGAGTCTGATTTTGCCGACTGGAGTTTCCGCCCGTGAACAGGTTGAGGAAGGGGGCACACGCGCGGATATCGTCGTGTATGGAGCCACCCCAGGCGGGGTCTGTGCAGCGATCGCAGCATCACGTGAAGGGGCGACAGTCATTCTGCTTGAACCGACCGATCATATAGGCGGCTTGAACACAGGCGGGCTGAGCTTCAGTGATTCAAACCAGACGGTGCGCAGTACGGTTATGGGCCTGTTCGATGAATGGCATACACGTATTGAAAAAGATTATTCTGCACGGGGAATCAAATTACCTTATCAGGTGCGAGTCAAAGATCAGTCTAAATGGACTTACGAACCACATGTCGCTTTGCGCGTGACGAAACAGATGCTGGATGAAGCGCACGTCAAAGTTCTGCCGAAACAAGTCCTCCAGTCCGTCAGAAAGGAAGGGACTCGGATTTCCAGTCTGGTCACAGACAATGGTGCTTTTGCTGCTAAAACATTTATTGACGCAACGTATGAAGGTGACCTGATGGCAGCGGCAGGAGTCAGTTGGACGATCGGCAGGGAAGGAAAAGCGGAATATGGTGAATCCCTGGCGGGGAAACGTTATCCGAAAAGCAGAATGAATATAAATGGTTTCGACAGCGAAGGGCAAATTCTTCCCCTGATCACCACGACTGATGCCGGCCCGGAAGATGAGGGAGATAGCAATGTCATGGTTTACAGCTTTCGTCTCTGTCTGACGGATGATCCGAAAAACCGTGTGCCATTTCCGAAACCTGAGAGCTATGATCCTGCCCGTTTTGAAGTAATGCGGCGTTTTGCGAAATCCGGAGGCCGCCTGGGTTGGGACCTGTATCCACTGCCCGGAGGGAAGTTTGATGGCAACAATTCGATCGGCGGTCAATTCTCCCTTGGCCTGGTGGGCGGCGGGAATGGCTGGAGTGAAGCCGACGAAGCAGGGCGGGCAGCCATCTGGGAACAACATAAGCAGTACACGCTGGAGTTTTATCACTTTCTGACAACTGACCCCGCAGTGCCTGAAAAGGTACGGAATGCCTACGCCAGGCTGGGACTCTGCAAAGATGAGTTTCCCGAGTACGGACACTTTTCTCCTGCATTGTATGTGCGTGAGGGGCGACGCATGCGAGGCATGTACGTGCTCAGTCAGAAAGACATTTTGGAACAACCGGAAAAAAAAGATCCCATCGCAGTCTCTTCCTTTCCGATTGACTCACATGACTGTCAACGGATTGCCTTAACAGACGGTGGCGTCATTAATGAAGGAACGATCTTTCCCGTCAGGAAAAGCAGTCCCAAACAGGGCTATGCGTATCACGTACCATATCGTTCCATTCTGCCACAGCCGAAGGAATGTTCCAATTTACTTGTTCCCGTGGCACTCTCCTGCACGCATGTCGGTATTTCCTCCCTCCGCGTGGAACCGACCTGGATGATTTTGGGACAAAGTGCGGGTATTGCAGCTGCGTTATCCGCCCGAAATGAAAGCTCTGTTCAAGACCTGCCTTACAAACAGCTTCGCGCTCGTCTTCTGGCACAGGGGCAGGTGCTCGAGTTACCTCCCGACACTAACGCGAATGAAGTGTCGCATTCGATTGATCCCCAGTCTCTTCCCGGGATTGTGCTGGATAATACCAGTGCTGAACTCTCCGGTCATTGGAGCCACTCGACCAATTTCAAACCACACATTGGTAGCGGCTATCTTCACGACGAAAAGAGCGGGGATGGAAAAGCAACCGCAGTCTTCCGTTTTAAGGTTCCACAAAGTGGTCGCTATCAGCTCCTGATGGCATACTCTGCCCATGAGAGCCGCGCGAACAATGTTCCGCTGACGGTTTTTTCCGGTGCAAAGAAAGCAAGGCTCAGTGTCGATCAAACCAGAACACTGCCCCAGGGTAAACAATTTCGGCCGCTGGGGATTGTCGAACTTCAGGACGATGTAGAAACCAAAATTACAATTTCTAATGACAAGACCAGCGGGTTTGTCATATTGGATGCGATCCAGTTACTGCCAGCGAAATAA
- the tal gene encoding transaldolase has protein sequence MSATQQLHNLGQSLWLDNITRDLLTGGTLQRYIDELSVTGLTSNPTIFHQAIKNSQSYDSSIQEKFKNGKEGEELFFEVALEDITQAADLFRPVWDRTDGVDGWVSLEVSPLLAYDTESTLAAAKDLHARAGRPNVLIKIPGTNEGLPAIEEATFAGIPVNVTLLFSSEHYVAAAEAYLRGVERRIEAGLNPAVGSVASLFISRWDRAIVDDVPETLHNRLGIAIGQKAYKAYLDLISSPRWQRALNFGARPQRLLWASTGSKDPNASDVLYITSLASPFTVNTMPEQTLKAFADHGDLGDALPADGGDCETLLNDFTQAGVDNQALAARLQEEGAESFVKSWNELMEVITTKSESLVQAD, from the coding sequence ATGTCAGCCACTCAACAACTCCATAACCTGGGACAAAGTCTCTGGCTGGATAACATCACGCGTGACCTGCTTACCGGCGGGACTCTACAGCGTTATATTGATGAACTTTCGGTAACCGGACTGACTTCCAATCCAACCATTTTTCATCAAGCGATCAAAAACAGTCAATCTTACGACAGTTCAATTCAGGAAAAGTTTAAGAACGGCAAGGAAGGCGAGGAACTGTTTTTTGAGGTCGCCCTCGAAGACATCACGCAGGCCGCTGATCTGTTCCGACCTGTGTGGGACCGCACTGATGGTGTGGATGGCTGGGTTTCCCTGGAAGTCTCCCCCCTGCTCGCTTATGACACCGAGAGCACCCTGGCAGCCGCGAAAGATCTGCATGCCCGCGCCGGTCGTCCCAATGTTCTGATTAAAATTCCCGGCACGAATGAGGGGCTGCCTGCGATTGAAGAAGCCACCTTCGCGGGGATCCCCGTGAACGTGACTCTGTTATTTTCCAGTGAGCATTATGTCGCTGCTGCAGAAGCTTATCTGCGTGGTGTCGAACGACGTATTGAAGCCGGTCTCAATCCTGCCGTCGGTTCGGTTGCTTCGCTGTTTATCAGTCGCTGGGACCGTGCCATCGTAGACGACGTACCGGAAACGCTCCACAACCGCCTGGGGATAGCCATCGGACAGAAAGCTTACAAAGCCTACCTGGACCTGATCAGCTCGCCACGGTGGCAGCGTGCATTGAACTTTGGTGCCCGGCCACAACGTCTGCTCTGGGCCAGTACCGGATCGAAAGATCCCAACGCGTCCGATGTACTGTATATCACTTCTCTCGCGTCGCCCTTTACCGTCAATACGATGCCGGAACAGACTCTGAAGGCTTTCGCCGATCATGGTGATCTTGGCGACGCTTTGCCCGCAGATGGGGGTGACTGTGAAACCTTACTCAACGATTTCACACAGGCCGGCGTTGACAATCAGGCTTTAGCCGCCCGACTCCAGGAAGAAGGGGCAGAGTCTTTTGTCAAATCCTGGAATGAACTGATGGAAGTGATTACCACCAAAAGTGAATCCCTGGTGCAGGCTGACTGA
- a CDS encoding Ig-like domain-containing protein: MKIDAQIRVIMLLVCGMFLFDGCSSGPDDVPETGTVTGTVTLDGAPLEEALVQFQPESGRISSGTTDAEGKYELDYTGTLKGAKIGTHKVSITTFKAPEENLETKEAQKQLPKEKVPAQYNKDTTLTAEVNAGENTIDFDLQSK; this comes from the coding sequence ATGAAAATTGATGCTCAGATTCGCGTTATTATGTTACTGGTATGCGGCATGTTTTTGTTTGATGGTTGCAGCTCCGGACCCGACGATGTCCCGGAAACAGGCACTGTTACCGGAACAGTAACCCTGGATGGCGCTCCGCTTGAAGAAGCCCTGGTTCAATTTCAGCCGGAAAGCGGGCGGATCTCATCAGGTACTACAGATGCTGAAGGAAAATATGAGTTGGATTACACGGGGACACTCAAAGGAGCCAAAATCGGAACCCATAAGGTGAGCATCACCACGTTCAAGGCTCCTGAAGAAAATCTGGAAACAAAGGAAGCACAAAAACAGCTTCCCAAAGAGAAAGTCCCCGCCCAGTACAATAAGGACACCACGCTGACAGCCGAAGTTAACGCCGGTGAAAATACAATCGATTTCGATTTACAGTCAAAATAA